One segment of Triticum aestivum cultivar Chinese Spring chromosome 2A, IWGSC CS RefSeq v2.1, whole genome shotgun sequence DNA contains the following:
- the LOC123191334 gene encoding uncharacterized protein, producing the protein MDMVRRRLMMVLMERCSPARRRRPAAATEAAAAALGGSGSLAPLLPCGWCCNGAGPPLQDGGSGGGKFVALGDLDVAGNSGENEGSKKAKKKIKKKGNLCGFKSRFNSKRLAEIGKQFKHKNKSITFSKLMVKRIFNVPSGDRPVKLLKKSDEHDLRSVYKEGNRAPIAHVVKLLTSCSEEDVVMINRTWALLALATILCPGTGNMVNLEYLASLEDMSLVHEFAWDEHLLARAMEEVGVFQEKKRMQANIEKEFQIASCLPMLAIIYMDHVDIPAGLPNEHAIDYSVPRIRFVCQKDFEWLDKVDKNKLTLIQPFYGKHTHFMAAFLFPPLMFCFPSSGVCATPPMQHNLWDRKLVLKQLVGRELVLKHLILLKQDPITFQPAKLIPELERAVTKFKANKYDLLFFTIVHDKHWIIVCANLLYKQWNVFDSIHSKGKQSPLKKQANNLITNFAALAREYREFNVNVGSFARVDLEDYPKQDNLKTWRDTAWTWRTTSALTQSTMPQWSGHSGKSWRLNLLEGSRRSSSFVSLGLESCLRW; encoded by the exons ATGGACATGGTGAGGAGGAggttgatgatggtgttgatggagAGGTGCAGCCCCGCGAGGAGGAGACGGCCGGCGGCAgccacggaggcggcggcggcggccctagGGGGCAGCGGCTCCTTGGCCCCCCTTCTTCCTTGTGGATGGTGCTGCAATGGTGCTGGTCCTCCCCTCCAAGACGGCGGCTCGGGAGGAGGAAAATTCGTGGCCCTTGGTGACCTAG ATGTTGCAGGTAACTCTGGTGAGAATGAGGGGagtaagaaggctaagaagaagattAAGAAGAAAGGCAATCTATGTGGCTTTAAGTCAAGGTTTAACTCAAAAAGGCTGGCTGAGATTGGGAAGC AgttcaaacacaagaacaaatctaTCACCTTCAGCAAGCTTATGGTGAAAAGGATTTTCAACGTGCCATCCGGTGATAGACCCGTGAAGCTTCTAAAGAAGAGTGATGAACATGATCTTCGCAGCGTTTACAAAGAGGGGAACAGGGCTCCAATCGCCCATGTTGTCAAGTTGCTCACTAGTTGCAGTGAGGAGGACGTGGTTATGATAAATAGGACTTGGGCACTCCTTGCGTTGGCAACAATTTTGTGCCCAGGCACGGGCAATATGGTGAACCTCGAGTATCTTGCTTCCTTGGAAGATATGTCTTTGGTGCATGAATTCGCTTGGGATGAGCACTTGTTGGCACGAGCGATGGAGGAGGTTGGAGTCTTTCAAGAGAAGAAGAGGATGCAAGCAAACATAGAAAAAGAGTTCCAGATTGCTTCATGCCTTCCCATGTTAGCG ATCATATACATGGATCATGTTGATATCCCGGCTGGCCTCCCAAATGAGCATGCTATTGATTATTCCGTGCCGAGGATACGTTTTGTTTGTCAAAAGGATTTTGAGTGGTTGGATAAAGTTGACAAGAACAAGCTCACTCTTATCCAACCCTTCTACGGGAAACACACCCAT TTTATGGCAGCCTTCTTATTTCCGCCACTCATGTTTTGTTTTCCTAGTTCCGGAGTTTGTGCAACACCCCCTATGCAGCACAACTTGTGGGACAGGAAGTTGGTGCTGAAGCAGCTAGTGGGCAGGGAGTTGGTGCTGAAGCACCTA ATCCTACTAAAACAAGACCCAATAACCTTCCAACCAGCAAAACTCATCCCCGAGCTTGAAAGGGCTGTGACAAAGTTCAAGGCGAATAAATATGACCTT CTTTTTTTCACAATTGTTCATGATAAGCACTGGATAATTGTTTGCGCAAACTTGCTATACAAGCAGTGGAATGTATTTGACTCAATCCATTCAAAAGGAAAACAATCTCCTTTGAAGAAGCAGGCCAATAACCTG ATCACAAACTTTGCAGCCCTCGCACGAGAGTACAGAGAATTCAATGTCAATGTTGGATCCTTCGCCCGTGTTGACCTAGAGGATTACCCAAAGCAAGATAACCT GAAGACATGGCGCGATACCGCATGGACGTGGCGCACAACCTCTGCATTAACCCAATCAACAATGCCCCAATGGAGCGGGCATTCAGGGAAGAGTTGGCGGCTTAATTTGCTGGAGGGTTCAAGACGATCAAGCTCGTTTGTTTCGTTAGGTCTAGAATCATGTCTGAGGTGGTAG